In Synechococcus sp. UW69, the following are encoded in one genomic region:
- a CDS encoding FAD-binding oxidoreductase, with product MSHSPANRSDLIDLVRQWHQSATPWTPSGLETRLDWGPPLNPSHEVLSCRQLNRVIDHAVDDLTITVEAGLPLQDLQDLLAEQGQWLPIDWPRAGAPGTIGGLVARGLAGGLRQRHLGVRDQIIGIGLLRADGIEARAGGRVVKNVAGYDLMRLLCGSWGSLALITELTLRLQPQRPARSSLLVDGDLAAQDNFRTELLRSSLTPERCDWINSGDGSWQLRLVVSSVSNQAVEDQLNRLESLALQQQLSAERQPCTDPLTTPLDASQSAQLVRLVLPPAQLQLLLRDDAMTTLKPWCWELAAGAGCGDGWCDIATPDHQLEALRRSVSRLGGEMTLLKCTAGSTLPAWVDRPSRPLIEAVKRQFDPKLQLSRGRLPGVHQETL from the coding sequence GTGAGCCATTCCCCCGCTAACCGCAGCGATCTGATCGACCTGGTTCGCCAGTGGCATCAGAGCGCCACACCCTGGACGCCCAGTGGCCTGGAAACACGCCTGGACTGGGGCCCGCCGCTCAATCCCAGCCACGAGGTGCTCTCGTGTCGTCAGCTCAATCGGGTGATCGACCATGCGGTGGACGATCTAACCATCACGGTGGAAGCCGGCCTGCCACTGCAAGACCTGCAGGATCTACTGGCGGAACAGGGGCAATGGCTACCGATTGACTGGCCCCGGGCCGGCGCGCCAGGAACCATTGGCGGACTGGTGGCCCGGGGGCTGGCGGGAGGACTACGTCAACGCCATCTGGGGGTGCGCGATCAGATCATCGGGATCGGCCTGTTGCGGGCTGATGGCATCGAAGCCCGGGCCGGTGGACGGGTGGTGAAGAACGTGGCGGGCTACGACCTGATGCGTCTGCTCTGCGGCAGCTGGGGCAGCCTGGCGCTGATCACGGAACTCACCCTGCGGCTCCAACCGCAGCGCCCCGCCCGCAGCAGCCTGCTCGTGGATGGCGACCTTGCAGCCCAAGACAACTTCCGGACTGAACTTCTGCGCTCCAGCCTGACGCCAGAACGCTGTGACTGGATCAACAGCGGCGATGGCTCCTGGCAGCTCCGGCTGGTGGTGAGCAGCGTGTCGAACCAGGCGGTGGAAGACCAGCTGAACCGGCTGGAAAGCTTGGCGCTGCAACAACAGCTCAGTGCAGAACGCCAGCCTTGCACCGATCCGCTGACCACACCCCTCGATGCCAGCCAATCAGCCCAGCTGGTGCGGCTGGTGCTGCCGCCAGCCCAGTTGCAGCTGTTGCTGCGGGATGACGCCATGACAACCCTCAAGCCATGGTGCTGGGAACTGGCCGCCGGAGCCGGCTGTGGTGATGGCTGGTGCGACATCGCCACACCGGATCACCAGCTGGAGGCGCTGCGCCGCAGCGTGAGCCGCCTCGGCGGCGAAATGACGCTGTTGAAATGCACCGCCGGATCAACCCTGCCAGCGTGGGTTGATCGTCCCTCCCGACCACTGATCGAAGCGGTGAAACGCCAATTCGATCCCAAGCTGCAACTCAGCCGCGGCCGTCTGCCCGGGGTGCATCAGGAGACGCTGTAG
- a CDS encoding four-carbon acid sugar kinase family protein encodes MKVVVIDDDPTGSQTVHSCPLLLRWDVDTLRRGLRQPSSLLFLLADTRALTPTDAAERNRSIAAALDQALLREGLARDQVLLVSRGDSTLRGHGVLEPEVLQASFGPFDATLHVPAFLEGGRTTVNGVHLLHGEPVHTTPFAQDRLFGFSSSDLACWLEEKSDGTIAAASVLRISGRELDAACGAGLPQLIDRLRCFQANVSVVVDAERQEQLTALAAAVRALQGEKRFLFRSAASMVKALADPGPPPLDAKGLVGLRRRAADGTALPGLVMVGSHVPLADQQLDRLLADPGCAGLELPVHRIARVLEGPTPDLLLADLERVWLQQLRALLDAGATPVLFTSRGELRCASEQEGRRLSCALAALMGRLAAAFAPDLGYLISKGGITTQTLLAGGLSLESVQLEGQLLPGLSLVRPSGGPCSGLPILTFPGNLGGAYTLRDAWQRMEAG; translated from the coding sequence ATGAAGGTTGTGGTCATTGACGACGATCCCACCGGCTCGCAGACGGTGCACAGCTGTCCTCTGCTGTTGCGCTGGGATGTCGACACCCTGCGCCGGGGGTTGCGCCAGCCCTCGTCGTTGTTGTTTTTGCTGGCGGACACCCGGGCGCTGACGCCAACGGATGCGGCTGAACGCAACCGCAGCATTGCCGCTGCGCTGGATCAGGCGTTGCTGCGGGAGGGTTTGGCGCGCGATCAGGTGCTGTTGGTGAGTCGCGGGGATTCGACTCTGCGCGGCCATGGGGTTCTGGAGCCTGAGGTTTTGCAGGCGTCCTTCGGCCCCTTTGATGCCACCTTGCATGTGCCGGCTTTTCTGGAAGGAGGCCGTACCACCGTGAACGGCGTACATCTCCTCCACGGCGAACCGGTGCACACCACGCCGTTTGCCCAAGACCGGCTGTTTGGTTTCAGCAGTAGTGATCTGGCCTGCTGGCTGGAGGAGAAAAGCGATGGAACCATTGCCGCGGCTTCGGTGCTGCGGATATCTGGCCGTGAGCTCGATGCCGCCTGTGGTGCTGGCCTGCCGCAGTTGATCGATCGCCTCCGCTGTTTCCAGGCCAATGTGTCGGTGGTGGTGGATGCCGAGCGTCAGGAGCAGCTCACTGCTTTAGCCGCAGCGGTGCGTGCCCTTCAGGGAGAGAAACGTTTTCTGTTCCGCTCTGCCGCCAGCATGGTGAAGGCCCTGGCGGATCCCGGCCCACCGCCTTTGGATGCAAAAGGCCTTGTGGGGCTGCGGCGCCGGGCTGCCGACGGAACGGCTCTGCCGGGATTGGTGATGGTGGGCTCGCATGTGCCCTTGGCGGATCAGCAACTCGACCGGCTCTTGGCTGACCCCGGTTGCGCTGGCCTGGAGCTGCCGGTGCATCGCATCGCCAGGGTGCTGGAGGGACCAACACCCGATCTGTTGTTGGCAGACCTGGAGCGGGTCTGGTTGCAGCAGTTGCGAGCGCTGCTCGACGCTGGCGCTACACCAGTGCTCTTCACCAGTCGTGGTGAGTTGCGCTGCGCCTCCGAGCAGGAGGGCCGGCGCTTGTCCTGCGCACTGGCTGCGTTGATGGGGAGACTTGCGGCCGCCTTCGCCCCTGATTTGGGCTATCTGATCAGCAAAGGGGGCATCACCACCCAGACGCTGCTGGCCGGTGGTCTGTCACTTGAGTCGGTGCAGCTGGAAGGGCAGCTGTTGCCGGGACTATCGCTCGTGCGCCCGTCAGGGGGACCCTGTAGCGGTCTGCCAATTCTCACCTTCCCCGGCAATCTTGGTGGTGCCTACACCCTGCGGGACGCCTGGCAGCGCATGGAGGCCGGCTGA
- a CDS encoding (Fe-S)-binding protein, with protein sequence MGLESGSSSRTQLPGLPAGAADPCVHCGFCLPTCASYRVLASEMDSPRGRIHALRAIEAGELELDATVASHFDTCLGCFACVSACPSGVRYDQLIEATRPKLIDAGQRSPWQVAFRQLLLQVLPYPKRLRALLQPLRAYAGTPLQHLARRSGLTRLFGPEIEAMEQLLPPLVPESFSDQLLQINPATDERRGRVALLLGCVQRCFDPSVSTATVKVLQANGFEVVIPPDQGCCGAVSDHQGELELTRQLATTLIQSMNAIEGELDAVIVAASGCGHTMKAYGELLNGDIQFRAPVLDVQEFLADRGLLETFRTQLQPLPAVVAMHDACHMIHGQGIQAQPRQLLRAIPGIQLKEATEAGVCCGSAGIYNLVQPEEAAELGRIKADDLSGTGAELVASANIGCTLQLRRHLGDRAQVLHPMELLAASAGLHALPGVPQGVGTTKIAGEGENWQTATGSP encoded by the coding sequence ATGGGACTCGAATCCGGCTCTTCATCTCGCACCCAACTCCCCGGCCTTCCCGCCGGCGCCGCTGACCCCTGCGTGCACTGCGGCTTCTGCTTGCCCACCTGTGCAAGCTATCGGGTGCTGGCAAGCGAGATGGACTCCCCCCGCGGCCGCATCCATGCACTGCGGGCAATTGAAGCCGGCGAGCTGGAACTGGATGCCACGGTCGCCAGCCATTTCGACACCTGCCTTGGCTGCTTCGCCTGCGTGAGCGCCTGTCCTTCGGGGGTGCGCTACGACCAGCTGATCGAAGCCACCCGGCCCAAGCTGATCGATGCGGGCCAGCGAAGCCCATGGCAGGTGGCCTTCCGCCAGCTGTTGCTGCAGGTGCTGCCCTACCCCAAGCGCCTGCGGGCCCTGCTGCAACCGCTGCGGGCCTATGCCGGCACACCACTGCAACACCTGGCCCGCCGCTCCGGGCTCACCCGTCTGTTCGGGCCGGAGATCGAAGCGATGGAGCAACTACTGCCCCCCCTAGTGCCGGAAAGCTTCAGCGACCAACTGCTTCAGATCAATCCCGCCACCGACGAACGCCGCGGCCGCGTGGCGCTGTTGCTGGGCTGCGTGCAGCGCTGCTTCGATCCCAGCGTCAGCACCGCAACGGTGAAGGTGCTGCAGGCCAACGGTTTTGAGGTGGTGATTCCGCCTGACCAAGGCTGCTGCGGTGCCGTGAGTGATCACCAGGGTGAGCTGGAGCTCACCCGCCAACTCGCGACGACTCTCATTCAGAGCATGAATGCCATCGAAGGGGAGTTGGATGCGGTGATCGTGGCCGCCTCCGGCTGCGGCCACACGATGAAGGCCTACGGCGAGCTGCTGAACGGCGACATCCAATTCCGTGCTCCGGTGCTGGATGTGCAGGAGTTCCTGGCGGATCGCGGCCTCCTGGAGACGTTCCGCACGCAACTGCAACCTCTCCCAGCGGTTGTGGCCATGCATGACGCCTGCCACATGATTCACGGCCAGGGCATCCAGGCCCAACCTCGCCAACTCTTGCGAGCCATCCCCGGCATTCAGCTGAAGGAAGCGACCGAAGCGGGGGTGTGCTGCGGCAGTGCAGGCATCTACAACCTTGTGCAACCGGAAGAGGCCGCTGAACTGGGGCGGATCAAGGCCGATGACCTCAGCGGCACCGGAGCTGAACTGGTGGCCAGCGCCAACATCGGTTGCACCCTGCAATTGCGGCGGCATTTAGGCGATCGGGCCCAGGTACTGCACCCGATGGAACTGCTGGCCGCTTCAGCCGGCCTCCATGCGCTGCCAGGCGTCCCGCAGGGTGTAGGCACCACCAAGATTGCCGGGGAAGGTGAGAATTGGCAGACCGCTACAGGGTCCCCCTGA